The Winslowiella toletana region AACCGCATCAAAGCCGATCCCACCGCTAACTGGGTGCCGCGGGTGAATATTTTTGCCGGTAAAGCCGCTTCGGCGTACTACACCGCCAAACATATTATCCATTTGATCAATGATGTAGCGAAGGTGATCAACAGCGATCCGCAGGTGAAGAATAAGCTGAAAGTGGTGTTTATTCCTAACTACGGCGTCAGCCTGGCACAGATCATTATTCCGGCGGCGGATCTTTCCGAGCAGATCTCGCTGGCAGGGACTGAGGCCTCCGGCACCAGTAATATGAAGTTTGCCCTGAATGGTGCGCTGACGATTGGCACACTGGATGGCGCAAACGTTGAGATGCTGGAGCACGTCGGGGAAGAGAATATCTTTATCTTCGGCAATACCACGCCGCAGGTTGAGGAGCTGAGACGCAACGGTTACAACTCACATCAGTATTATGATGAAGATCCGGAGTTACGCCAGGCGCTGACGCAGATTGCCACTGGCGTGTTCAGCCCGCAGGAACCGGGCCGCTATCGCAACCTGTTTGATTCGCTGGTTAACCTTGGCGATCACTATCAGTTACTGGCCGATTACCGCAGCTATGTTGATACCCAGGATAAGGTCGATGAGTTGTATCGTCATCCGGAAGAGTGGCAGCGTCGTGCGGCTTATAATATTGCCAATATGGGTTACTTCTCGTCGGATCGTACCATTCAGGAATATGCCGATGAGATCTGGCATATTTCACCGATAAGGCTGTAGCAAGGGTACTGGCAGGAAGTCGGGCGGCGTTCTTGTATAGCCGCCCGTATCTTTTAAGACGCCAGCGATAACGCCGGTTTTTTCTGGTGGGTAGCAAGCCATTCGCTGATGCGCGCTTGCTGCTGCTCGTTCAGCCACATACCCTGCTTGGTACGACGCCAGATGGCATCATCCAGTTCGCGCACCCACTCGTGCTGCACCAGGTAGCGCAGCTCGGCTTCGTAGAAATCGTGACCAAAGTTCTCACCTAAATCTTCGAGGCTGGTGGCATCTTTCAGCAGCGCTTCGCTGTTGCTGCCGTAAGTCCGCGCATAGTGACGCGCCATTCCTTCAGTAATAAAGCTATAACGACGGCGCAGGCTGGCCGCGTAGTCATCACGACCACCCGCGATATCACCACCCGGCAGTACGCAGTTGCGCGTCCAGGCTTCACCGATATTCGGGTAGTACTTCGACAGTTTCTCTAACGCATGCTCCGCCAGCTTACGATAAGTGGTTAGCTTGCCGCCAAACACCGACAGTAGTGGGGCTTTACCTTCGTCATCGCGCACATCCAGCGTGTAATCGCGGGTGATGGCTTGCGGTGAGTCGGACTCGTCGTCACACAGTGGACGAACGCCGGAATACGTCCAGACGATATCGTCACGCGCCAGGTCTTTCTTAAAGTGTTCATTAAACACTTTAAGCAGGTAATCGATCTCGTTGTCGTCAATTTTGACACTCTTCGGATCGCCTTTGTACTCCACGTCGGTGGTACCGATAATTGAGAACTCGTCCATCCACGGAATAACAAACACGATACGGTTATCTTCGTTCTGCAGGATGTAAGCCTGTTTCTGCGTATGAACGCGCGGCACCACAATATGGCTGCCTTTAATCAGACGAATACCGTAAGGCGATTTCAGCTTCAGGCTGTCGTCGAACAGCTGTTTAACCCACGGGCCGGCAGCATTCACCAGACCTTTGGCACGCCAGGTAAAGGTTTTACCGCTGTCGACGTCTTCTGCTTCCACCATCCACAGCCCTTTTTCGCGCCATGCACGGGTAACACGGGTGCGGGTACGGACTTCACCGCCGCGTTTCACCACTTCCTGAGCATTCAGCACAACCAGACGCGCATCGTCGACCCAGCAGTCGGAATATTCGAAACCGCGCACGATTTCAGGTTTAAGTACCGAATCTGAGTCAAAACGCAAACTTTTGCTGCCCGGTAAGCTGGTGCGCTTGCCGAGATGATCGTACATAAACAGGCCAACGCGGATCATCCACGCCGGGCGCAGATGCGGGCGGTGCGGCAAACGAAAGCGCATAGGAAAGGCAATATGCGGCGCCATTTTCAGCAGCACTTCGCGCTCGGCCAGCGCTTCGCTGACCAGGCGGAATTCGTAGTGTTCCAGATAGCGCAGGCCACCGTGGATTAATTTAGAACTGGCGGAAGAGGTCGCACAGGCCAAATCTTGCGCCTCAAGCATTAGCACAGACAGTCCGCGTCCTGCAGCATCAGCTGCAATGCCGGCACCGTTGATGCCGCCGCCGATTACGATCAAGTCTTTGGTTTCCACGTCATCTCCCCCGATGTTCGGAATGGCTCAATTATGTTCGTTTTCGAACATGATATTAGTCGGAAACCAACATTGATGCCAGTGGTTAACCGAATAAAAACATTTATGCGTGATGCAGGTAACATAATTAGCGACACAAAAGCGCGGTAACAATAACATTTGTCTGGTTATTGCCGACCGGGTTCAGGTTACAATAGCGCCAATTCGTTTCGTAATTGACTGGAAAACACCATGGAACAATTTGAATGTATCAGCGTGCAGCAGGCACAACAGCGTCTGGAACAAGGCGCGGCGCTGCTGATTGATATCCGCGACCCGCAAAGCTTTGCAGCCGCCCATGCCAGCGGTGCCTTCCATCTGACTAACGATTCACTTAACACCTTTATGCAACAAACCGATTTCAGCACGCCTGTACTGGTCATGTGCTATCACGGCAACAGCAGTAAAGGTGCGGCGCAGTATCTGCTGACTCAGGGGTTCGATCAGGCTTACAGCATCGATGGTGGCTTTGACGCCTGGCGCGCCGCTTTCCCACAGCAGGTTGAAACCACAGCAAGCTGATTTTCAGCCGACCGGCAATTAACACAGACAGGCACAGGGGCTGACAGTAATAATGAGGCGTATAACCCACTTTAATAATCCGCGTCTGGCGCAGGCGTTTGTCGACTATATGGCGACGCGCGGCGTGACGCTGCGCATTGAGCACCAGGAGGGCAGCTGGAATATCCTGCTGCCGGATGAAGCGCAGGCTGCGATGGTCGAAAACGAACTTCAGCAGTTTGTGCGTGATCCGCTGCACCCGCGCTATCAGGACGCCAGCTGGAAGTCAGGCAATACGTCCAGCGGCTTGCGTTATTCCAGCGCATCGCTGCTCGATAACATTCGCCAGCGCGCCGGTCCGCTGACCATGACGCTGATGGTTGTCTGCGTGGCAATCTATATTCTGATGCAGCTGCTCGGCGACCGCGCCGTAATGGCCTGGCTGGCGTGGCCGGATGGCGAAGGTCAGTATTTCCAGCTGTGGCGCTGGTTTAGCCATAGCTTATTGCATTTCTCACTGCTGCATATTTTGTTCAATCTGATGTGGTGGTGGTATCTCGGCGGAGCGGTAGAAAAGCGCCTTGGCAGCGGCAAGCTGATCGTGATTACGCTGATTTCGGCGCTGCTCAGTGGCTGGATGCAGGCAAAATTCAGCGGCATCTGGTTTGGTGGTTTATCAGGCGTAGTGTATGCGCTGATGGGTTATGCCTGGCTGCGAGGCGAGCGCGATCCCGAAAGTGGAATTTACCTTGAGCGTGGTTTGATGGGTTTCGCTATCCTGTGGCTGGTGATTGGATACTTTGGCGTGTTCGGCTTAGCGATTGCCAATGCTGCGCACGTCACCGGCTTGCTGGTGGGGCTTGCAATGGCATTTGTCGATACGCGCCATGTACGCAAATAAAAAGTATAAAGTTCGGAGATCTTCGTGAAGCAGACGCAACGTCACGACGCCATTATCGATCTGGTTCGTCGTCAGGGATATGTCAGTACTGAAGAGCTGGTGGAGCATTTCGACGTCAGCCCGCAAACTATCCGCCGCGATCTTAACGATCTGGCCGATCAGAATAAAATTCAGCGTCATCACGGCGGCGCGGCGCTGCCTTCCAGCTCCGAAAATACCGCGTGGCAGGATCGTAAAATGATGTGGTCAGCGGAAAAAGCGCGCATCGCTCAGCGGGTAGCCAGCCAGATACCCGATGGTGCCACGCTATTTATTGATATCGGTACCACGCCGGAAGCTGTCGCCCATGCGCTGATGAATCACAATAATCTGCGGGTGGTGACCAATAATCTCAACGTGGCAATGCTGCTGATGTCCAAGCCGGACTTCCGCCTGATTCTGGCCGGTGGTGAAGTGCGTACCCGCGATGGCGGTATCATGGGCGAGGCGACGCTTGAT contains the following coding sequences:
- the glpD gene encoding glycerol-3-phosphate dehydrogenase, which encodes METKDLIVIGGGINGAGIAADAAGRGLSVLMLEAQDLACATSSASSKLIHGGLRYLEHYEFRLVSEALAEREVLLKMAPHIAFPMRFRLPHRPHLRPAWMIRVGLFMYDHLGKRTSLPGSKSLRFDSDSVLKPEIVRGFEYSDCWVDDARLVVLNAQEVVKRGGEVRTRTRVTRAWREKGLWMVEAEDVDSGKTFTWRAKGLVNAAGPWVKQLFDDSLKLKSPYGIRLIKGSHIVVPRVHTQKQAYILQNEDNRIVFVIPWMDEFSIIGTTDVEYKGDPKSVKIDDNEIDYLLKVFNEHFKKDLARDDIVWTYSGVRPLCDDESDSPQAITRDYTLDVRDDEGKAPLLSVFGGKLTTYRKLAEHALEKLSKYYPNIGEAWTRNCVLPGGDIAGGRDDYAASLRRRYSFITEGMARHYARTYGSNSEALLKDATSLEDLGENFGHDFYEAELRYLVQHEWVRELDDAIWRRTKQGMWLNEQQQARISEWLATHQKKPALSLAS
- the glpE gene encoding thiosulfate sulfurtransferase GlpE, which encodes MEQFECISVQQAQQRLEQGAALLIDIRDPQSFAAAHASGAFHLTNDSLNTFMQQTDFSTPVLVMCYHGNSSKGAAQYLLTQGFDQAYSIDGGFDAWRAAFPQQVETTAS
- the glpG gene encoding rhomboid family intramembrane serine protease GlpG is translated as MRRITHFNNPRLAQAFVDYMATRGVTLRIEHQEGSWNILLPDEAQAAMVENELQQFVRDPLHPRYQDASWKSGNTSSGLRYSSASLLDNIRQRAGPLTMTLMVVCVAIYILMQLLGDRAVMAWLAWPDGEGQYFQLWRWFSHSLLHFSLLHILFNLMWWWYLGGAVEKRLGSGKLIVITLISALLSGWMQAKFSGIWFGGLSGVVYALMGYAWLRGERDPESGIYLERGLMGFAILWLVIGYFGVFGLAIANAAHVTGLLVGLAMAFVDTRHVRK
- a CDS encoding DeoR/GlpR family transcriptional regulator, giving the protein MKQTQRHDAIIDLVRRQGYVSTEELVEHFDVSPQTIRRDLNDLADQNKIQRHHGGAALPSSSENTAWQDRKMMWSAEKARIAQRVASQIPDGATLFIDIGTTPEAVAHALMNHNNLRVVTNNLNVAMLLMSKPDFRLILAGGEVRTRDGGIMGEATLDFISQFRLDFGILGISGIDMDGSLLEFDYHEVRTKRAIIENSRCVMLVADHSKFGRNAMVNLGNMSLIDHLYTDEPPPPSVMKVIEQHEVHLELC